Proteins encoded within one genomic window of Jiangella mangrovi:
- a CDS encoding cyclodeaminase/cyclohydrolase family protein codes for MRDETIGAFLDSLADRVPAPGGGAVAALHAAQSAALLGMVARYSTGPKYEEHADVVERVLVKADALRTDALELAEDDAEAFFAVTETYQLPRETDEEKAARSEAIAAALAAAAEPPAAVIVAASHLVAMAEELLPVGNRNVVTDVAAAAEAARAAATTARLNVEINLSGVTDQAVRERLAATAGEVDDLAARADEVTAAVRRQVGA; via the coding sequence GTGCGCGACGAGACCATCGGCGCCTTCCTGGACAGCCTGGCCGACCGTGTCCCGGCGCCGGGCGGCGGCGCCGTCGCGGCCCTGCACGCCGCGCAGTCGGCGGCGCTGCTGGGCATGGTGGCCCGCTACAGCACCGGCCCGAAGTACGAGGAGCACGCCGACGTCGTCGAGCGGGTCCTGGTCAAGGCCGACGCGCTGCGCACCGACGCTCTCGAGCTGGCCGAGGACGACGCCGAGGCGTTCTTCGCCGTCACCGAGACCTACCAGCTCCCGCGCGAGACCGACGAGGAGAAGGCGGCCCGCTCCGAGGCGATCGCGGCGGCGCTGGCCGCGGCCGCCGAGCCGCCCGCCGCCGTCATCGTCGCGGCGTCGCACCTGGTCGCCATGGCCGAGGAGCTGCTGCCGGTCGGCAACCGGAACGTGGTCACCGACGTCGCGGCCGCAGCCGAGGCCGCCCGGGCCGCGGCGACGACGGCCCGGCTGAACGTCGAGATCAACCTCTCCGGCGTCACCGACCAGGCCGTGCGCGAGCGGCTGGCGGCGACGGCGGGCGAGGTCGACGACCTCGCGGCCCGGGCCGACGAGGTGACGGCCGCGGTGCGCCGGCAGGTGGGGGCGTGA
- a CDS encoding tetrahydrofolate dehydrogenase/cyclohydrolase catalytic domain-containing protein, translating into MTAQPLGGRELAARIRARVTELAGARRAGGRAPRLVIVTATDDEASAWYVRSLASAAGKVGIDCDVADLGPLATAGDITARLTALSQDDAVDGVMLQTPLPAGLALAEVSGAIDPAKDVDGANPLSLGRLAVGRPAYAPATAAAVVALLDEYAVDLAGARAVVVGRSAVVGKPLAHLLLDRDATVTVCHSRTRDLAAVTSTADVLVAAVGRTHLITPEHVRAGAVVVDVGTNPTPDGGLAGDVDPAVASVASALTPVPGGVGPVTTALLLQNVVD; encoded by the coding sequence GTGACGGCCCAGCCGCTCGGCGGGAGGGAGCTCGCCGCCCGGATCCGTGCGCGGGTGACGGAACTGGCCGGTGCCCGGCGGGCCGGTGGGCGTGCCCCTCGGCTGGTCATCGTCACGGCCACCGACGACGAGGCGAGCGCCTGGTACGTCCGGTCGCTCGCGTCCGCGGCCGGCAAAGTGGGCATCGACTGCGACGTCGCCGACCTGGGCCCTCTGGCGACGGCGGGCGACATCACGGCCCGGCTCACCGCTCTCAGCCAGGATGACGCCGTCGACGGCGTCATGCTGCAGACGCCGCTGCCGGCCGGCCTCGCGCTCGCCGAGGTGTCCGGCGCCATCGACCCGGCCAAGGACGTCGACGGCGCCAACCCGCTCTCGCTGGGGCGGCTCGCCGTGGGCCGGCCCGCCTATGCGCCGGCCACCGCGGCCGCCGTCGTCGCCCTGCTGGACGAGTACGCCGTCGACCTCGCCGGGGCGCGGGCCGTCGTGGTCGGCCGGTCCGCCGTCGTCGGAAAGCCGCTGGCGCACCTGCTGCTCGACCGCGACGCGACGGTGACGGTGTGCCATTCGCGCACGCGCGACCTCGCGGCCGTGACGTCGACGGCGGACGTGCTGGTGGCGGCGGTGGGCCGCACGCACCTGATCACCCCCGAGCACGTCCGTGCCGGGGCGGTCGTCGTCGACGTCGGCACCAACCCGACGCCCGACGGCGGGCTCGCGGGCGACGTCGACCCGGCGGTCGCGTCGGTTGCGTCGGCCCTGACGCCGGTCCCCGGCGGCGTCGGCCCGGTGACGACGGCGCTGCTCCTCCAGAATGTCGTTGACTGA
- a CDS encoding bifunctional helix-turn-helix transcriptional regulator/GNAT family N-acetyltransferase has product MTEVQRDQVAAVRQFNRFYTRVMGFLDQELLRSGFSLTEARIVFELGQRDVTEVGELRAALDVDAAQLSRTLARFEAAGLIERTRSAADGRKLLAALTDAGRAARADLVDRSDRQAKHLLDALPEADRRRLVADLDSVRRLLSESERPRTVVVRGLRPGDLGWVVQRNAVLYAQEYGWDRSYEGLVARIVADYVEHHDPARENAWVAELDGRPVGAVFCVRKDETTAQLRLLLVDPDARGAGIGTRLVAECLEFARAAGYASMILWTNDVLVAARRIYQKAGFELVEENRHHSFGHDLVGQIWRLQL; this is encoded by the coding sequence ATGACCGAGGTGCAACGCGACCAGGTGGCCGCGGTCCGGCAGTTCAACCGCTTCTACACGCGCGTCATGGGCTTCCTCGACCAGGAGCTGCTGCGCTCGGGGTTCTCGCTCACCGAGGCGCGCATCGTCTTCGAGCTCGGGCAGCGTGACGTCACCGAGGTGGGCGAGCTGCGCGCCGCGCTCGACGTCGACGCCGCCCAGCTCAGCCGCACACTGGCCCGGTTCGAGGCGGCCGGGCTGATCGAGCGGACCCGCTCGGCCGCCGACGGCCGCAAGCTGCTGGCCGCCTTGACCGACGCGGGCCGCGCGGCGCGAGCCGACCTCGTCGACCGGTCCGACCGGCAGGCCAAGCACCTCCTCGACGCGCTGCCCGAGGCCGACCGGCGCCGGCTGGTCGCCGACCTCGACTCCGTCCGCCGGCTGCTGAGCGAGTCCGAGCGGCCGCGCACCGTCGTCGTCCGCGGCCTGCGCCCCGGCGACCTCGGCTGGGTGGTGCAGCGCAACGCCGTCCTCTACGCGCAGGAGTACGGCTGGGACCGCAGTTACGAGGGCCTGGTGGCGCGCATCGTCGCCGACTACGTCGAGCACCACGACCCGGCCCGCGAGAACGCGTGGGTCGCCGAGCTCGACGGCCGCCCGGTCGGGGCCGTGTTCTGCGTGCGCAAGGACGAGACGACGGCGCAGCTACGGCTGCTGCTGGTCGACCCCGACGCCCGCGGCGCCGGCATCGGCACCCGGCTGGTCGCTGAGTGCCTCGAGTTCGCCCGGGCGGCCGGCTACGCGTCGATGATCCTGTGGACCAACGACGTGCTCGTGGCCGCCCGGCGCATCTACCAGAAGGCCGGCTTCGAGCTGGTCGAGGAGAACCGGCACCACAGCTTCGGCCACGACCTGGTCGGCCAGATCTGGCGGCTCCAGCTCTAG
- a CDS encoding dihydrolipoamide acetyltransferase family protein — protein MSEILMPRLSDTMEEGVVAAWRKQVGDEVKTGDVLVEIETDKAVMEHEAYEDGVLAEILVKEGDTAPIGAPIARLVGAGEPVGGTAPAPEPTAAPEPTAEAPAAEPVAAPEAPAPTASAVVTRPDGERILSSPLARRDARDLGVDLAAVEGSGPGGRIIRADVAKAAANGAATAPAAAPSAPAAPAQPQAAPVVDETDELIPLTSIRKTIARRLTESMQSSPHFYVTKTIDAGPLSELRAQLNERLVAADRKKVSVNDIIVRAAAVVLRDHPVVNSSFTPEAIVRHGRIHVGIAVATETGLVVPVIRDADTKSLTSISAETRTLAGKARDRKLGLDEMTGGTFTVSNLGMYGIDHFTAVINPPEAAILAVGAVRSEPGVKNGELAVVQKMTMTLSSDHRVIDGAQAAEFVRDLAAVLQDPWLAIA, from the coding sequence ATGTCCGAGATCCTCATGCCCCGCCTCTCCGACACCATGGAGGAGGGCGTCGTCGCCGCCTGGCGCAAGCAGGTCGGCGACGAGGTCAAGACCGGTGACGTCCTGGTCGAGATCGAGACCGACAAAGCCGTCATGGAGCACGAGGCCTACGAGGACGGCGTGCTCGCCGAGATCCTCGTGAAGGAGGGCGACACCGCTCCCATCGGCGCGCCGATCGCCCGCCTCGTGGGCGCCGGTGAGCCGGTCGGCGGCACCGCCCCGGCCCCCGAGCCGACGGCAGCACCCGAGCCCACGGCTGAGGCTCCTGCTGCCGAGCCGGTGGCGGCCCCGGAGGCTCCTGCGCCGACGGCATCCGCCGTGGTCACCCGGCCCGACGGCGAGCGCATCCTGTCCTCGCCGCTGGCGCGGCGCGACGCCCGCGACCTCGGCGTCGACCTGGCTGCCGTCGAGGGCTCCGGCCCCGGCGGGCGGATCATCCGCGCCGACGTCGCGAAGGCCGCGGCCAACGGTGCGGCGACGGCGCCCGCCGCGGCACCGTCCGCCCCGGCCGCACCCGCGCAGCCGCAAGCTGCCCCCGTCGTCGATGAGACGGACGAGCTGATCCCGCTGACGTCGATCCGCAAGACGATCGCGCGCCGGCTGACCGAGAGCATGCAGTCGTCGCCGCACTTCTACGTGACGAAGACGATCGACGCCGGCCCGCTGTCGGAGCTGCGGGCGCAGCTGAACGAGCGCCTCGTGGCGGCGGACCGGAAGAAGGTCAGCGTCAACGACATCATCGTGCGGGCCGCGGCCGTGGTGCTGCGCGACCACCCGGTGGTGAACTCGTCGTTCACGCCCGAGGCGATCGTGCGGCACGGGCGCATCCACGTCGGCATCGCGGTGGCGACCGAGACCGGGCTGGTCGTGCCGGTCATCCGCGACGCCGACACGAAGAGCCTCACCAGCATCTCGGCCGAGACCCGCACGCTGGCCGGCAAGGCCCGCGACCGCAAGCTGGGCCTGGACGAGATGACCGGCGGCACGTTCACCGTCAGCAACCTCGGCATGTACGGCATCGACCACTTCACCGCCGTCATCAACCCGCCCGAGGCGGCGATCCTGGCGGTCGGCGCGGTGCGGTCCGAGCCGGGCGTGAAGAACGGCGAGCTGGCGGTCGTGCAGAAGATGACGATGACGCTGTCGTCGGACCACCGGGTCATCGACGGCGCGCAGGCCGCGGAGTTCGTGCGCGACCTCGCCGCCGTCCTCCAGGACCCCTGGCTGGCGATCGCCTAG
- a CDS encoding alpha-ketoacid dehydrogenase subunit beta, translated as MAVMSYRQALHDTLRAEMLRDPDVFLMGEEIGRFEGSYKITAGLLDEFGPKRVRDTPIAEEGFTGAAVGAAMLGLRPVVEIMTINFSLLALDQIVNHAAKIYGMFGGQKSVPMVIRTPGGGGQQLAATHSQNVELFYAFTPGLKVVAPSSPADAKALLLASIRDNDPVLFLENLALYNTKGEVPDGDVAGEIGRAAVTREGTDITLVAYSRMAHVALQVAEKLAADEGISAEVVDLRSLRPLDRPTIIESVKKTSCAVVLEDDWLTYGIGAEVAASISDGAFDYLDAPVRRVAMAEVPLPYAKSLELAALPSANDVVTAVHQTLDAVGRRSVGAH; from the coding sequence ATGGCCGTCATGAGTTACCGCCAGGCGCTGCACGACACCCTGCGCGCCGAGATGCTCCGCGACCCGGACGTCTTCCTGATGGGTGAGGAGATCGGCCGGTTCGAGGGGTCGTACAAGATCACCGCCGGCCTGCTCGACGAGTTCGGCCCGAAGCGCGTGCGCGACACCCCGATCGCCGAAGAGGGCTTCACCGGCGCCGCCGTCGGCGCGGCCATGCTCGGCCTGCGCCCGGTCGTCGAGATCATGACGATCAACTTCTCGCTGCTCGCGCTCGACCAGATCGTCAACCACGCCGCGAAGATCTACGGCATGTTCGGCGGCCAGAAGTCGGTGCCCATGGTCATCCGCACGCCCGGTGGCGGCGGCCAGCAGCTCGCGGCCACGCACTCGCAGAACGTCGAGCTGTTCTACGCGTTCACCCCCGGCCTCAAGGTCGTGGCGCCGTCGTCGCCGGCCGACGCGAAGGCGCTGCTGCTCGCGTCCATCCGCGACAACGACCCGGTGCTGTTCCTCGAGAACCTCGCGCTCTACAACACCAAGGGCGAGGTCCCCGACGGCGACGTCGCGGGCGAGATCGGCCGCGCGGCGGTGACGCGGGAGGGGACGGACATCACGCTGGTCGCGTACTCGCGCATGGCGCACGTCGCGCTGCAGGTCGCCGAGAAGCTGGCGGCCGACGAGGGCATCTCGGCCGAGGTGGTCGACCTGCGAAGCCTCCGTCCGCTGGACCGCCCGACCATCATCGAGTCGGTCAAGAAGACCTCGTGCGCCGTGGTGCTCGAGGACGACTGGCTCACCTACGGCATCGGCGCGGAGGTCGCGGCCTCCATCTCCGACGGCGCCTTCGACTACCTCGACGCCCCGGTCCGCCGGGTCGCCATGGCCGAGGTGCCGCTGCCCTACGCGAAGTCGCTCGAGCTGGCGGCGCTGCCGTCGGCCAACGACGTCGTCACCGCCGTCCACCAGACCCTCGACGCCGTCGGCCGCCGGTCCGTCGGCGCGCACTGA
- the pdhA gene encoding pyruvate dehydrogenase (acetyl-transferring) E1 component subunit alpha, whose translation MTTKGGSNVATTSRRRPARSAKNSEELLGYYRQMLLVRRFEERTAQAYTEAKIGGYCHLNLGEEATVVGLMAAIEERDYLFTNYRDHGYALIRGMDPGRVMAELYGRQDGVSKGWGGSMHLFDTDVRQLGGYGIVGGQLPLAAGAALAVSYRDGDEVVMCQMGDGTTNIGAFHETLNMATLWDLPIVFVVVNNHLGMGTTVEMSSAEPELYKRASAYRMESARVDGNDVIAVRDAAKVAVERARKEQKPYLLETVSGRLKGHSVVDPAAYRSKDEVEAVRAQDPVAALHDALVDGKVADADQLAEVDAEVHRIVKAAVEFAEKSPAPEVSSLFDYTYASPVPNDSRRLPADPLFPVGA comes from the coding sequence GTGACAACGAAGGGCGGGAGCAACGTGGCGACCACCAGTCGTAGGCGTCCTGCGCGCTCGGCCAAGAATTCCGAGGAGCTGCTCGGTTACTACCGGCAGATGCTCCTGGTGCGCCGATTCGAGGAGCGCACCGCGCAGGCCTACACCGAGGCGAAGATCGGTGGGTACTGCCACCTGAACCTCGGCGAAGAGGCCACCGTCGTCGGCCTCATGGCGGCCATCGAGGAGCGCGACTACCTCTTCACCAACTACCGCGACCACGGCTACGCGCTGATCCGCGGCATGGACCCCGGCCGCGTCATGGCCGAGCTGTACGGCCGGCAGGACGGCGTCAGCAAGGGCTGGGGCGGGTCGATGCACCTGTTCGACACCGACGTGCGCCAGCTCGGCGGCTACGGCATCGTCGGCGGCCAGCTGCCGCTCGCGGCCGGCGCCGCGCTCGCGGTCTCGTACCGCGACGGCGACGAGGTCGTCATGTGCCAGATGGGCGACGGCACCACGAACATCGGCGCCTTCCACGAGACGCTGAACATGGCGACGCTCTGGGACCTCCCCATCGTGTTCGTCGTCGTCAACAACCACCTCGGCATGGGCACGACGGTCGAGATGTCCTCCGCGGAGCCGGAGCTGTACAAGCGCGCCTCGGCGTACCGCATGGAGTCCGCGCGGGTCGACGGCAACGACGTCATCGCCGTCCGCGACGCCGCGAAGGTCGCCGTCGAGCGGGCCCGCAAGGAGCAGAAGCCGTACCTCCTCGAGACCGTGAGCGGCCGGCTGAAGGGCCACTCCGTCGTCGACCCCGCCGCGTACCGCAGCAAGGACGAGGTCGAGGCCGTCCGCGCCCAGGACCCCGTCGCCGCGCTGCACGACGCGCTGGTCGACGGCAAGGTCGCCGACGCCGACCAGCTGGCCGAGGTCGACGCCGAGGTCCACCGCATCGTCAAGGCCGCCGTCGAGTTCGCGGAGAAGAGCCCGGCGCCCGAGGTGTCCTCGCTGTTCGACTACACCTACGCCTCGCCGGTGCCGAACGACTCGCGCCGCCTCCCCGCTGACCCGCTGTTCCCGGTAGGAGCCTGA
- a CDS encoding TetR/AcrR family transcriptional regulator C-terminal domain-containing protein: MTARGAATAPRGRPRDADRAGRRDALLETAMRQFLAHGYGGTTIEVVAAEARVAKRTVYTTVGDKADLFVAVVRRLGDRVVNAVAPDAGDPVTDLHAFGVRLVRLMLSDEAIGLHRLVTGEAATFPDLAARHYANGPRRYIGVLAGLLAALPPERIAVRAGDHEVLAEQLFTLLMGERHRRRMFGLDPAPTEDDAAAHVTTVLELILTPAEG, encoded by the coding sequence GTGACTGCTCGGGGGGCGGCGACAGCGCCGCGTGGCCGGCCGCGCGACGCCGATCGCGCCGGGCGGCGCGACGCCCTGCTCGAGACCGCCATGCGGCAGTTCCTCGCCCACGGCTACGGCGGCACGACCATCGAGGTCGTGGCGGCGGAGGCGCGCGTGGCCAAGCGCACCGTCTACACCACCGTCGGCGACAAGGCCGACCTGTTCGTGGCCGTCGTCCGCCGGCTCGGCGACCGCGTCGTCAACGCCGTCGCGCCCGACGCCGGCGACCCCGTCACCGACCTGCACGCCTTCGGCGTCCGGCTGGTCCGGCTCATGCTGTCCGACGAGGCCATCGGGCTGCACCGGCTGGTCACCGGCGAGGCGGCGACGTTCCCCGACCTCGCCGCCCGCCACTACGCCAACGGCCCGCGCCGCTACATCGGCGTGCTGGCCGGCCTGCTCGCCGCACTGCCGCCGGAGCGCATCGCCGTCCGCGCCGGCGACCACGAGGTGCTGGCCGAACAGCTGTTCACGCTGCTCATGGGTGAGCGGCACCGGCGGCGGATGTTCGGGTTGGACCCGGCCCCCACCGAGGACGACGCCGCGGCCCACGTCACGACGGTGCTGGAGCTGATCCTCACCCCGGCCGAGGGCTGA
- a CDS encoding BTAD domain-containing putative transcriptional regulator has translation MGRARLEVALLGPVEVHRDGVAIPVPPGRPTVILAALAARPGTVVPVDALAGWLWPDDEPVHPRAAIQTHVARLRAALGEGFVQAAGDGYRLDLPPDGVDVTRFRELVAAGRDAEPVAELTLLREALALWRGDPLAGLNPADLEKATAPLLVEELLSATERMNELRLRLDRTDEEFVPSLRRLVAAHPWRERLWAQLMLALYRQGRQGDALAAYHEVVTVLRDDLGIDPGPELTDLHRRILDTDPTLLATAADGRTGSGAGGGGAATPVVRPPVQLPRSTTRFVGREHEIDLLTAVLSENREWARLGLISGPGGSGKTTLALHVGHALREAHPDGQLFAELRGSTAPADPADVLAEFLRALATPEEDIPATRDERAALFRSACAHRRLLVVLDDAHDAAQVTPLLPGAGGCSVLVTSRPQLSMIPADVQIDLALFTDDDAYELLESMVGHDRLAAEPDATALVIGACQGSPLALRIAGGRLVTRPAWPIDHFAERLLTSRLDELEMGDLSVRSMLMASVQGLDPAIAFRFRLLAAVPGPAVDVETAAATWDVGPDDARGVLEHLVDVRLIDSSAPDEYRWHDLVDDHLRAVADPHRVTAARRRLVRYYLRCLHNLWPVLRPGGTVVESGAWFPHEVAGRDFAERAEVHAWLHPHTSLMTSLGLSGLHSDQQDVVDESAALLLALARSRYECCREVHTEDLSRAVLDVPAKLGDPVLTARAWHSLALSLGAQSRREDALEAGARGLAVRRELGDRYGEVIMLHNMAVWHELDGRYEEAAELFERCADAEDVLAPEVRRRCRRNLADVQISMGRYDDARRNLERTGAGVGDEPGVELFDQLLAVAHLDLETGASDRAVAGFERAVTVAAELDSIPLQATGLVKEAHALRRAGADGGGPAARAAALAREGHLADVEAEALSELGYSRSRQGDAETAQLHWTAALHIFESLESPRADELRALVAERQ, from the coding sequence GTGGGCCGGGCGCGGCTTGAGGTCGCACTTCTGGGTCCGGTCGAGGTGCACCGCGACGGGGTAGCCATCCCGGTGCCACCCGGCCGGCCCACTGTCATCCTCGCAGCGCTCGCGGCCCGTCCCGGCACCGTCGTGCCCGTCGACGCCCTGGCCGGCTGGCTCTGGCCCGACGACGAGCCCGTGCACCCGCGGGCCGCCATCCAGACCCACGTCGCCCGGCTGCGCGCTGCGCTCGGCGAGGGGTTCGTCCAGGCGGCCGGCGACGGCTACCGGCTCGACCTCCCGCCCGACGGCGTCGACGTCACCCGGTTCCGCGAGCTGGTCGCCGCGGGCCGCGACGCCGAGCCGGTCGCCGAGCTGACCCTGCTGCGCGAGGCGCTGGCGCTGTGGCGCGGCGACCCGCTCGCCGGGCTCAACCCCGCCGACCTCGAGAAGGCCACCGCGCCGCTGCTGGTCGAGGAGCTGCTCTCGGCCACCGAGCGGATGAACGAGCTGCGGCTGCGCCTGGACCGCACCGACGAGGAGTTCGTGCCGTCGCTGCGCCGGCTGGTCGCGGCGCACCCGTGGCGCGAGCGGCTCTGGGCGCAGCTCATGCTGGCGCTGTACCGCCAGGGCCGTCAGGGCGACGCGCTCGCGGCGTACCACGAGGTCGTGACCGTGCTGCGCGACGACCTCGGCATCGACCCCGGCCCGGAGCTCACCGACCTGCACCGGCGCATCCTCGACACCGACCCGACGCTGCTGGCGACGGCGGCCGACGGGCGAACGGGCTCGGGTGCGGGGGGCGGTGGCGCGGCGACGCCGGTCGTTCGGCCGCCGGTGCAGCTGCCCCGGTCGACCACGCGGTTCGTCGGCCGCGAGCACGAGATCGACCTGCTCACGGCCGTGTTGTCCGAGAACCGCGAGTGGGCCCGGCTCGGGCTGATCTCGGGGCCGGGCGGGTCGGGGAAGACGACGCTGGCCCTGCACGTGGGGCACGCGCTGCGCGAGGCGCACCCCGACGGCCAGCTCTTCGCCGAGCTGCGCGGGTCCACCGCCCCGGCCGACCCCGCCGATGTCCTGGCCGAGTTCCTGCGCGCGCTCGCCACGCCCGAGGAGGACATCCCGGCGACGCGCGACGAGCGGGCGGCGCTGTTCCGCTCCGCGTGCGCGCACCGGCGGCTGCTGGTCGTGCTCGACGACGCCCACGACGCCGCCCAGGTGACGCCGCTGCTGCCCGGCGCCGGCGGCTGCAGCGTGCTGGTGACGAGCCGGCCGCAGCTGAGCATGATCCCGGCCGACGTGCAGATCGACCTCGCGCTGTTCACCGACGACGACGCCTACGAGCTGCTCGAGTCGATGGTCGGGCACGACCGCCTGGCCGCGGAGCCCGACGCGACAGCGCTGGTCATCGGCGCCTGCCAGGGCTCGCCGCTGGCGCTGCGGATCGCCGGCGGCCGGCTGGTCACCCGGCCGGCCTGGCCCATCGACCACTTCGCCGAGCGGCTGCTCACCAGCCGCCTCGACGAGCTCGAGATGGGCGACCTCAGCGTCCGCTCCATGCTCATGGCGTCGGTGCAGGGCCTCGACCCCGCCATCGCGTTCCGGTTCCGGCTGCTGGCGGCCGTGCCCGGTCCCGCCGTCGACGTCGAGACCGCGGCCGCCACCTGGGACGTCGGCCCCGACGACGCCCGCGGCGTGCTCGAGCACCTGGTCGACGTCCGGCTCATCGACTCCTCCGCGCCCGACGAGTACCGCTGGCACGACCTCGTCGACGACCACCTGCGCGCCGTCGCCGACCCGCACCGCGTCACCGCGGCCCGGCGCCGGCTGGTCCGCTACTACCTGCGCTGCCTGCACAACCTCTGGCCGGTGCTGCGGCCCGGCGGCACCGTCGTCGAGTCCGGGGCCTGGTTCCCGCACGAGGTCGCCGGCCGCGACTTCGCCGAGCGCGCCGAGGTGCACGCCTGGCTGCACCCGCACACGTCGCTCATGACGTCGCTCGGGCTGTCCGGCCTGCACTCGGACCAGCAGGACGTCGTCGACGAGTCCGCCGCGCTGCTGCTCGCGCTGGCCCGCTCGCGCTACGAGTGCTGCCGCGAGGTGCACACCGAGGACCTCTCGCGGGCCGTGCTCGACGTCCCGGCCAAGCTCGGCGACCCGGTGCTGACGGCGCGCGCCTGGCACTCGCTCGCGCTCTCGCTGGGGGCGCAGAGCCGGCGCGAGGACGCGCTCGAGGCCGGCGCCCGCGGCCTGGCCGTCCGCCGCGAGCTGGGCGACCGCTACGGCGAGGTCATCATGTTGCACAACATGGCCGTCTGGCACGAGCTCGACGGCCGGTACGAAGAGGCCGCCGAGCTGTTCGAGCGGTGCGCCGACGCCGAGGACGTGCTCGCTCCCGAGGTGCGGCGGCGCTGCCGGCGCAACCTCGCCGACGTCCAGATCAGCATGGGCCGCTACGACGACGCCCGCCGCAACCTCGAGCGCACCGGCGCCGGCGTCGGCGACGAGCCGGGCGTCGAGCTGTTCGACCAGCTGCTCGCCGTCGCCCACCTCGACCTCGAGACCGGCGCGTCCGACCGCGCGGTCGCCGGTTTCGAGCGGGCGGTCACGGTCGCCGCGGAGCTCGACTCCATCCCGCTGCAGGCCACCGGCCTGGTCAAAGAGGCGCACGCGCTGCGCCGGGCCGGTGCCGACGGCGGCGGCCCGGCCGCTCGCGCCGCGGCGCTGGCCCGCGAGGGTCACCTCGCCGACGTCGAGGCCGAGGCACTCAGCGAGCTCGGGTACAGCCGGTCCCGGCAGGGCGACGCCGAGACCGCGCAGCTGCACTGGACGGCAGCCCTGCACATCTTCGAGTCCCTCGAGTCCCCGCGCGCCGACGAGCTGCGGGCGCTGGTGGCGGAGCGGCAGTGA